The DNA window CCGGCTGTTCAGCAGGTCGCCGCCGAGCCGCGGCTGCTCGTCCACGAGGATCACCCGCGCGCCCGCCCGCCCGGCGGCCACCGTGGCCGCCAGCCCGGCCGGGCCGCCGCCGACCACGAGCACGTCGCAGTGCAGGTAGCCCTTGTCGCAGCGGCGCTCGTCCCGCGCGTCCGGGTCGACGCGGCCCTTGCCGCGCAGGCTCCACGCCTCCAGCCCGTCGTACAGCTCGACCGTGGTGGCCGCGAGCATGGGGTCGGCGCCCACCCGGACCAGCGCGTTCGGCTCCTCGGGGCCGGCGGTGAAGACGCCGCGCGGGCGGCCCAGCTCCACGCTGCGGCCGACCACGCGCACGCCGCTCCGCAGCAGCGCGGCGGCCAGCGTGTCGCCCGGCTCGCCCCGGTAGGCGCGGCCGTCGAAGGTGAATCTCATCGGATCTCCTGCGTGAGCGTGTGCCGCTCGACGGTGAACCAGGTGCGGCAGCCGTGCGCGTGGAACCAGCGCTCGTGGAACCAGCCCTTGGGGTTGTCGCGGGTGAAGACGTACGCGGCCCACTCGGCGTCCGTGGTCTCGCCGGCCGGGTAGGGGACGCCGGCCTGGCCGCCGTAGCGGAACTCGGTCTCGTCGCGCGGGCCGCAGAAGGGGCAGGGGATGAGCAGCATCAGTGCGCCACCGCCGCCGCGCCGTGCTCGTCGATGAGCGCCCCCGTGGTGAACCTCTCCAGCGCGAACGGCTCGGCCAGCGGGTGCGGGCGGCCGTGCGCGATCGTGTCGGCATACACCCAGCCGGCGCCGGGGGTGGCCTTGAAGCCGCCGGTGCCCCAGCCCGCGTTGACGAACAGGTTCTCCACCGGCGTGCGGCCGATGATCGGGGAGGCGTCGGGGGAGACGTCCACGATGCCGGCC is part of the Nonomuraea coxensis DSM 45129 genome and encodes:
- a CDS encoding sarcosine oxidase subunit delta — encoded protein: MLLIPCPFCGPRDETEFRYGGQAGVPYPAGETTDAEWAAYVFTRDNPKGWFHERWFHAHGCRTWFTVERHTLTQEIR